In uncultured Bacteroides sp., one genomic interval encodes:
- a CDS encoding acyltransferase: MSIKEKIKSNPKLKQLVLNFIMHPAKTRPQWWIRLFQFIYLKKGKGSVIYRSVRKDLVPFNRFVLGNNSVVEDFSCLNNAVGDIIIGSNSRIGLGNTIIGPVQIGNEVNIAQSVTISGLNHNFQDINKTISSQGVSTSQVIIEDDVWIGANSVILASTKIGKHSIIAAGSIVTHSIPSFCVAAGNPAKIIKQYDFEKNEWVRIKT; encoded by the coding sequence ATGAGTATAAAAGAAAAAATAAAATCTAATCCTAAATTAAAACAGCTGGTGCTTAACTTTATTATGCACCCTGCAAAAACACGTCCACAATGGTGGATACGACTGTTTCAGTTTATCTATTTAAAGAAAGGGAAAGGATCGGTGATTTACCGTAGTGTACGAAAAGATCTTGTTCCTTTTAATCGATTTGTATTAGGAAATAATTCTGTTGTAGAAGATTTTTCTTGTTTAAATAATGCTGTTGGAGATATAATTATTGGTAGCAATTCGCGGATTGGATTAGGAAATACAATTATAGGTCCAGTTCAAATTGGGAATGAAGTTAATATAGCCCAAAGCGTAACGATATCAGGACTTAACCATAACTTTCAGGATATTAATAAAACAATATCTTCACAGGGTGTATCAACTTCTCAGGTAATTATTGAAGATGATGTTTGGATAGGTGCTAATTCCGTTATCCTAGCGAGCACAAAAATAGGAAAACACAGCATTATTGCCGCAGGTAGTATTGTTACTCATTCAATTCCTTCATTCTGTGTAGCTGCTGGGAATCCTGCAAAAATCATTAAGCAATACGATTTTGAAAAAAATGAATGGGTTAGAATTAAAACTTAA
- a CDS encoding lipopolysaccharide biosynthesis protein, with protein sequence MQSTKKQLLSGIFYSAISKYTGMGISLIVAGILARIISPEDFGVVAIATVIITFFSIFSDLGIAPAIIQNKELTSRDLSNIFSFTIWTGIVISTFFFLTSWSIAKYYNNHLLLSICQWLSIDLFFASANIVPNALLFKNKLFKFIAIRSLIIQLAGGILAISAALMGAGLYALIINPIFSGILIFVVSYKKYPQKIKFNLGIISMKKIFSFTFYQFLFNVINYFSRNLDKLLIGKYMGMSPLGYYEKSYRLMMLPLQNITHVISPVMHPIFSEYQNNYKQLQISYEKVIRILAFIGFPLSIFLYFTAREITLLIFGSQWIPSIHIFQILSLSVGIQIILSTSGSIFQAANATKTMFISGLISTILNTSGILIGIFLFKDLKAVAWGICISFTINFIQCYFLMYKATFKLPFYSFYKLFFSPLLLSGIIYLFLYEVTNIIICNIFISLIIKSSLFVIIGGLYIQWTNEYNIYRIIYRLIKRQ encoded by the coding sequence ATGCAGTCAACTAAAAAACAACTATTATCTGGAATATTTTATAGTGCTATTTCTAAATACACAGGAATGGGGATATCGCTAATTGTAGCAGGAATACTAGCACGAATCATTTCTCCTGAAGATTTTGGTGTAGTAGCCATAGCCACTGTAATTATTACTTTTTTCAGTATATTTAGTGATTTAGGAATTGCTCCAGCTATTATTCAAAATAAAGAATTAACAAGCAGAGATCTCTCAAATATTTTTTCTTTCACAATTTGGACTGGAATTGTTATTTCAACGTTTTTTTTTCTTACCTCTTGGTCTATTGCTAAATACTACAACAACCATTTGCTTCTCTCGATTTGTCAGTGGCTATCAATTGATTTATTTTTTGCAAGTGCCAATATTGTTCCTAATGCTTTATTATTCAAAAATAAACTATTCAAATTTATTGCAATACGCAGCTTAATAATTCAATTAGCAGGCGGAATATTAGCAATAAGTGCAGCCTTAATGGGAGCAGGACTTTATGCGTTAATTATTAATCCAATCTTCTCAGGAATTCTGATATTTGTTGTCTCCTATAAAAAATATCCTCAAAAAATAAAGTTCAATCTTGGTATTATCTCTATGAAAAAAATATTTAGTTTCACCTTCTACCAATTTTTATTTAATGTCATTAATTATTTTAGCCGCAATTTAGATAAATTACTAATTGGGAAATATATGGGAATGTCTCCTTTAGGATACTATGAGAAATCCTATCGTCTTATGATGCTACCTTTACAAAATATAACCCATGTTATTAGTCCTGTTATGCATCCAATCTTTTCAGAATATCAGAACAATTATAAACAGCTTCAAATATCATATGAAAAAGTTATTCGTATTCTTGCTTTTATAGGGTTCCCCTTATCCATTTTTTTATATTTTACAGCCCGGGAAATTACTCTTTTAATTTTTGGTAGTCAATGGATACCTTCAATCCACATATTTCAAATATTATCTCTATCTGTTGGCATACAGATTATCCTATCTACTTCCGGTTCTATTTTTCAGGCTGCAAATGCAACTAAAACAATGTTTATAAGCGGATTAATATCTACTATTTTAAATACATCAGGAATCCTTATTGGAATATTCCTTTTTAAAGATTTAAAGGCAGTTGCATGGGGAATATGCATATCATTTACAATAAATTTTATTCAATGCTATTTTTTAATGTACAAAGCCACATTCAAATTGCCATTTTATAGTTTTTACAAATTATTTTTCTCTCCTTTACTCCTAAGCGGAATTATTTATTTATTTCTTTATGAAGTTACTAATATTATTATTTGCAATATCTTTATTTCCTTAATTATAAAAAGTAGCCTTTTTGTTATTATTGGAGGATTATATATTCAATGGACTAATGAATACAATATTTATAGGATAATCTATAGACTGATAAAAAGGCAATAA
- a CDS encoding BT4734/BF3469 family protein, whose protein sequence is MKNITVFSGFNKPLGNKDLREFLRDVKNGRFRSEVEKIRSLIREGKDEEAQKLKKLLTAVTICALYIGGRRDANLTKYCGMVVLDLDDLSPEEVIRLRAVIEADKNTYACFVSPGGLGLKVLVSVAREDGSLPVDIEEIKNFHREAYNRVMRYYKALTLATIDVSGKDVGRLCYVSYDPLLFLNEKADVFITGVKGAKEIPLSKDAKSECADEVSTEAIFSKCVRYTTKKQTYKEGNRNVYINLLANNCNRRGLAKEDTERFCLAKYVDMETEELLSTIRSAYTHASEHAVAKNTRNTQGVFDDVENFLTENYELHYNVVSTRLEIRKKDSRNDFENLTDRTENSVWRAVNKSGIKCKISDIRSLLLSDLYPSFNPFIDYFQKLPKWDGHDYIAQLSTTVKTDDDVYWLFCFRKWIVAMAASLIEKNTVNHVVPVFCGNQGRGKTRWSVKLLPPELQVYYATASITEQEKDLLLKLSHRALVNIDELEALKPRDMAKLKKIITQISIDERKAYGRNEETYTRHASLLASSNNQKVLNDPTGSRRFITFLVNTINDAFTIDYLQLYAQIKHLIDSGFRFWFNIEEIEELDNHNDKFRSRSPEEEFLFVYFRKPLPGESCRSLLASEILKRISEKTGLKITGSGINLLGKVLNKHGFETKRKSKGDVYTIYELDLNEVDRNSKTIANQSQAVVNESLIVEPELPF, encoded by the coding sequence ATGAAGAACATTACCGTTTTTTCTGGTTTTAACAAACCACTGGGGAATAAGGATTTGAGGGAGTTTTTGCGCGATGTAAAGAATGGTCGTTTTAGGTCAGAAGTTGAAAAGATTCGTTCGTTAATCAGGGAAGGAAAAGATGAAGAGGCTCAGAAGCTGAAGAAGTTGCTTACCGCTGTCACTATTTGCGCACTGTATATCGGTGGCCGAAGAGATGCAAATCTTACAAAATACTGTGGAATGGTGGTTCTTGATCTCGACGATCTTTCGCCCGAAGAGGTGATTCGCCTGCGAGCTGTGATTGAAGCGGACAAAAATACGTATGCTTGCTTTGTAAGTCCGGGCGGACTAGGGTTGAAGGTGCTGGTTTCCGTTGCTCGTGAGGATGGTTCACTGCCTGTCGATATAGAAGAAATTAAGAATTTCCACCGTGAGGCATATAATAGAGTGATGCGTTATTATAAGGCTTTAACTTTGGCTACTATTGATGTATCGGGTAAAGATGTGGGTAGACTTTGTTACGTGAGCTATGATCCGCTTCTTTTTCTTAACGAAAAGGCAGATGTTTTTATAACCGGAGTTAAGGGTGCTAAAGAGATTCCTCTAAGCAAAGATGCGAAAAGTGAGTGTGCTGACGAAGTGAGTACAGAAGCCATTTTTAGCAAGTGTGTGCGTTATACCACGAAAAAACAGACTTACAAAGAAGGAAATCGCAATGTGTATATAAATTTGTTGGCTAATAATTGCAATAGGAGAGGGCTGGCTAAGGAAGATACGGAGCGTTTCTGTCTGGCAAAGTATGTTGATATGGAAACAGAAGAGTTGCTTTCTACCATCCGCAGTGCTTATACTCATGCTTCCGAGCATGCTGTAGCAAAGAATACTCGGAACACACAGGGCGTTTTTGATGACGTGGAAAATTTTCTAACTGAAAATTACGAGCTTCACTATAACGTGGTTAGTACGAGGCTGGAAATTCGTAAAAAAGATTCGAGAAATGATTTCGAGAATCTGACGGACAGAACTGAAAACTCTGTGTGGAGGGCGGTAAATAAATCGGGTATTAAGTGTAAAATAAGCGATATCCGTAGTCTCTTATTGTCCGATCTGTACCCATCTTTTAACCCTTTTATTGATTATTTTCAGAAACTTCCCAAATGGGATGGACATGATTATATAGCTCAACTGTCTACAACAGTAAAAACGGATGATGATGTGTACTGGCTTTTTTGCTTCAGGAAATGGATAGTTGCCATGGCAGCTTCCTTGATAGAAAAAAATACGGTGAATCACGTGGTTCCTGTGTTCTGTGGAAATCAGGGTAGGGGTAAAACCCGCTGGTCGGTGAAACTTCTTCCACCCGAGTTGCAGGTTTACTATGCCACTGCATCTATTACGGAGCAAGAGAAAGATTTGCTGTTGAAGCTCTCTCACCGTGCTCTGGTCAATATTGATGAGCTCGAGGCTCTCAAGCCACGAGACATGGCAAAGCTGAAGAAAATCATCACGCAAATCAGTATCGATGAGCGCAAAGCTTATGGGCGTAATGAGGAGACTTACACTCGTCATGCGTCTCTGTTAGCTTCCAGCAATAACCAGAAAGTATTGAATGACCCCACAGGGTCGCGTCGTTTTATCACTTTTTTGGTGAATACTATTAATGATGCGTTTACTATTGATTATTTGCAGCTGTATGCTCAGATTAAGCATTTAATTGATTCCGGCTTTCGTTTTTGGTTCAACATTGAGGAGATTGAAGAGCTGGACAATCACAACGATAAGTTTCGGTCTCGTTCTCCCGAAGAGGAATTTTTATTTGTCTATTTTCGTAAACCATTGCCCGGAGAAAGCTGTCGTTCACTGTTGGCAAGTGAAATTTTAAAGCGAATTTCGGAGAAAACAGGCTTGAAAATTACTGGTTCGGGGATAAATCTTCTTGGAAAAGTGCTGAATAAGCATGGTTTTGAGACGAAAAGAAAGAGTAAAGGGGACGTTTATACCATTTATGAGCTCGATTTGAATGAAGTTGATCGAAATAGTAAAACAATAGCAAATCAGTCTCAAGCTGTTGTAAATGAGTCTTTAATAGTAGAACCGGAGCTTCCGTTTTAA
- a CDS encoding DUF4248 domain-containing protein, with protein MEEKFKPKSYSKTDLSRKYNPHLCDRSAQRTLMKWIEHNKELSEQLICTGFSKMDRLFTPRQVQLIVSFLGEP; from the coding sequence ATGGAAGAAAAATTTAAACCTAAGAGCTATTCAAAAACGGATTTATCGAGAAAATACAATCCACATCTGTGCGACCGTTCGGCTCAGCGGACATTGATGAAGTGGATTGAGCACAACAAAGAATTAAGCGAGCAGCTAATCTGTACCGGATTCAGCAAAATGGACCGTTTATTTACACCGCGACAAGTACAACTGATTGTCTCCTTTCTGGGAGAACCGTAA
- a CDS encoding HU family DNA-binding protein — translation MSVKYSVVERANPRKISDPKKFYAQAQGSGEMDFDLMCEDVSNRCTVTKADISASISGVLITIQQSLRKGEVVRFGEFGSFQVGLRSRGADTQKEFNIGFIKGARITFRPGKLLTNMLKTLEYSQVAKLPVKVTNGGNEVG, via the coding sequence ATGAGCGTAAAGTATTCAGTAGTAGAGAGAGCAAACCCAAGAAAAATTTCAGATCCTAAAAAGTTCTATGCCCAGGCACAAGGTAGCGGTGAAATGGATTTTGACTTGATGTGTGAAGATGTTTCCAACCGTTGTACGGTGACCAAAGCAGATATCTCTGCCTCAATTTCGGGAGTATTGATAACCATTCAGCAAAGTCTCCGCAAAGGAGAAGTAGTTCGCTTTGGAGAGTTTGGAAGTTTCCAGGTTGGTCTTCGCAGTAGAGGGGCAGATACCCAGAAAGAATTCAATATAGGCTTTATCAAGGGAGCCAGAATAACTTTCCGTCCCGGGAAGCTACTTACCAATATGCTGAAAACCCTTGAATATAGTCAGGTGGCTAAACTCCCCGTGAAAGTAACCAATGGCGGTAACGAAGTAGGATAG
- a CDS encoding class I SAM-dependent methyltransferase → MRIRTPYDRNNLKIKKRDNVLEVGPGHNPSFRSNVIAEKFIDTNYHRCGNVKIYPHQSFVNADGENLPFKDKEFDYVICNQVLEHAENPEKFIAEQCRIAHRGYIETPSLIGEFLFPKSSHKWAILDIDNKLILFEKSKMPGNYENNYGELFLNYLPFQSILYKLLWLTEGNMMINRYEWKDKIDFIVNPEDEYYRSFFTKKWTREMTEKVFPRRSIKTDLLKTIKAIMYLLRKTIELKLKKQSPLSMEEYMKLKNIKR, encoded by the coding sequence ATGAGAATCCGAACACCTTATGATAGAAATAATTTAAAAATAAAAAAGAGAGACAATGTTCTAGAAGTGGGTCCAGGACACAACCCATCTTTCAGATCAAATGTTATTGCCGAAAAGTTTATTGACACAAATTATCATAGATGTGGAAATGTAAAAATATACCCTCATCAATCTTTTGTAAATGCTGATGGTGAAAATCTTCCGTTCAAAGATAAAGAATTTGACTACGTAATATGCAATCAAGTTTTAGAACATGCTGAAAATCCTGAGAAATTTATAGCTGAACAATGTAGAATTGCTCACAGAGGATACATTGAAACTCCTAGTCTAATTGGAGAATTTCTATTTCCGAAAAGCTCTCATAAATGGGCTATCTTAGATATAGACAATAAATTGATACTCTTTGAAAAATCAAAAATGCCAGGTAACTATGAAAATAATTATGGAGAGCTTTTTCTTAATTATTTACCATTCCAATCAATCCTTTACAAGCTACTTTGGTTAACAGAAGGAAATATGATGATTAATAGATATGAATGGAAAGATAAAATCGATTTTATAGTAAATCCTGAAGACGAATATTACAGGTCTTTCTTTACAAAAAAATGGACAAGAGAAATGACTGAAAAAGTTTTTCCTAGAAGATCAATAAAAACTGATTTATTGAAAACTATAAAAGCAATAATGTATTTGTTAAGAAAAACAATTGAATTAAAGTTAAAAAAACAAAGTCCACTTTCAATGGAAGAGTATATGAAATTAAAAAATATTAAAAGATAA
- a CDS encoding N-acetylmuramoyl-L-alanine amidase — translation MRKINLIVIHCSATREDKTFTERDVDTAHKARGFRCAGYHYYVRKDGAIKSMRPLQEQGAHVLGYNAHSIGICYEGGLDKNGTPADTRTPEQKHSLRVLVLTLLKDFPGCRVTGHRDLSPDLNGNGVVESCEWVKFCPGFDVKELLSKGF, via the coding sequence ATGAGAAAAATTAATCTGATTGTGATTCACTGTTCCGCTACCCGTGAGGATAAAACCTTTACGGAGCGGGATGTGGACACTGCTCACAAGGCAAGAGGTTTTCGCTGTGCCGGTTATCATTACTACGTTCGTAAAGACGGAGCCATTAAATCCATGCGTCCGCTGCAAGAACAAGGCGCGCACGTTCTGGGCTATAACGCCCATAGCATTGGCATCTGCTACGAAGGTGGACTTGATAAGAACGGTACTCCCGCAGACACCCGAACTCCCGAGCAAAAGCATTCCCTGCGAGTACTGGTACTCACCCTGCTGAAAGACTTCCCCGGTTGCCGGGTAACAGGTCACCGGGATCTTAGTCCCGACCTTAATGGTAACGGTGTTGTTGAATCTTGTGAGTGGGTGAAATTTTGTCCTGGATTTGATGTTAAGGAGCTTCTTTCTAAAGGTTTTTGA
- a CDS encoding glycosyltransferase family 1 protein, with translation MRILLVFREGLDDNLFVYTLREGFRKKGFEVECSLDAFWNENSFYDIIHIQWPEELFYWNAPTDELLNKLDQRFKVLKRKGARIVYTRHNVCPHYLDINVQKSYELVQCYSDLIVHMGEYSKYEFINRYPESRVEHVIIPHHIYEGCYNEFLTKEESRLYLNIPQNRYVILAFGKFRHWDEIYMTIKAFLSCSVSNKYLLAPRMLPFSKNPKKNKFHKKIISLIGYYFFRYILKLINVDCDSSEVLISNENLAYYFSACDIVFIQRTKILNSGNVPLAFLFKRIAIAPALGNLKEILEKTGNPVFNPTQNCSIKKAIENAYSLSTTGLGEQNYIFAKENLSIRKICDCYVEAYKKISIL, from the coding sequence ATGAGAATTTTGTTAGTGTTTAGAGAGGGACTTGATGATAACTTATTTGTTTATACTCTGCGTGAAGGTTTTCGTAAGAAGGGCTTTGAAGTAGAATGCTCATTAGATGCATTTTGGAATGAAAATTCTTTCTATGACATTATTCATATTCAATGGCCAGAAGAACTCTTTTATTGGAACGCTCCTACTGACGAATTATTAAATAAATTGGATCAAAGATTCAAAGTGTTAAAGAGGAAAGGGGCAAGGATTGTATATACTCGACATAATGTTTGCCCTCATTATTTAGATATAAATGTGCAAAAATCATATGAGTTAGTACAATGTTACAGTGATTTAATAGTGCATATGGGTGAATATAGCAAGTATGAGTTTATTAACAGATATCCAGAAAGCCGAGTAGAACATGTTATCATTCCGCATCATATTTATGAAGGTTGTTATAATGAGTTTTTGACAAAAGAAGAAAGTCGCTTATATTTAAATATTCCGCAAAATAGATATGTGATACTAGCTTTTGGTAAATTTAGGCATTGGGATGAAATTTATATGACAATAAAAGCTTTTTTATCTTGTTCGGTGTCAAATAAGTACTTATTAGCTCCAAGAATGTTGCCATTTTCAAAAAATCCTAAAAAAAATAAATTTCACAAAAAAATAATTTCACTTATTGGGTATTATTTTTTTCGATATATCTTGAAATTAATTAATGTTGATTGTGATTCAAGTGAAGTGCTTATTAGTAATGAAAATTTGGCATATTATTTTAGTGCTTGTGATATTGTTTTTATTCAACGAACGAAAATACTTAATTCAGGGAATGTACCTTTAGCTTTTTTGTTTAAAAGAATAGCTATAGCCCCAGCGCTTGGTAATTTAAAAGAAATACTTGAAAAAACTGGTAATCCTGTATTTAACCCTACCCAGAATTGTTCAATTAAAAAGGCAATAGAGAATGCATACAGTCTATCAACAACTGGTCTAGGAGAGCAAAACTATATATTCGCTAAAGAGAATTTGAGTATAAGAAAAATATGTGATTGCTATGTGGAGGCATATAAAAAAATAAGTATTTTATAA
- a CDS encoding glycosyltransferase family 4 protein: MKTKIVYCIPSLYYPSGMERVVTLKANYLADILNYDITIILTDGKDKKPYYELSPLIKIINLDINYDELYGKSLINKIGCYFYKQYLYKKKLKSALHKIRPDITISTLRREINFINSIHDGSLKVGEIHFSKANYRDFKNEKILSIFQKTIAHFWMSKLIKELKKLDKFIVLSHEDKLKWTELDNITVIHNPLSFFPEKTSDCNAHQVIAVGRYVPQKGFDLLINAWNIVAQKYPEWTLRIYGDGMRKELEEQIYSLKIFNSCILEHSVSNIADKYCESSIFVLSSRYEGFGMVISEAMACGVPAVSFACPCGPKDIIKDGVDGLLVKKGNIQELADKICYLIKHDSIRKEMGKQARINIERFKIENIAMQWKELFDSLIKNNSKTNNNRRI, translated from the coding sequence ATGAAAACAAAAATAGTTTATTGCATTCCATCTCTATATTATCCAAGTGGAATGGAAAGAGTTGTAACACTTAAAGCAAATTATCTAGCTGATATTCTTAACTATGATATTACTATCATCTTAACTGATGGAAAAGATAAAAAACCGTATTATGAATTATCACCATTAATTAAAATTATAAATCTTGATATTAATTATGACGAATTGTATGGCAAATCACTTATAAATAAAATTGGCTGCTATTTTTATAAACAATATCTATATAAAAAAAAACTAAAATCGGCGCTACATAAAATTAGACCAGATATAACGATATCAACATTAAGAAGAGAAATCAATTTTATAAACTCAATACATGATGGAAGCTTAAAAGTTGGCGAAATACATTTTAGCAAAGCTAATTACAGAGATTTTAAGAATGAAAAAATATTATCAATATTTCAGAAAACAATAGCTCATTTTTGGATGAGTAAATTAATCAAAGAATTAAAAAAATTAGATAAATTTATTGTTCTAAGTCACGAAGACAAACTAAAATGGACAGAATTAGACAATATCACTGTAATTCATAATCCTCTTTCTTTTTTTCCAGAAAAAACATCCGATTGTAATGCACATCAAGTCATAGCTGTTGGTAGATATGTTCCTCAAAAAGGTTTTGACTTGTTAATTAATGCTTGGAATATTGTAGCCCAAAAATATCCTGAATGGACACTCCGAATATATGGAGATGGTATGAGAAAAGAGTTAGAAGAACAAATTTATTCACTCAAAATATTTAATTCATGTATTTTAGAACATTCTGTATCCAACATTGCTGATAAATATTGTGAGAGTTCTATATTTGTGTTAAGTTCAAGATATGAAGGATTTGGTATGGTTATTTCAGAAGCTATGGCATGTGGAGTCCCTGCAGTTTCTTTTGCATGTCCATGTGGTCCAAAAGATATTATAAAAGATGGGGTTGATGGATTATTAGTCAAAAAAGGTAATATTCAAGAATTAGCAGATAAAATATGCTATTTAATAAAACATGATAGTATTAGAAAAGAAATGGGAAAACAAGCACGAATTAACATAGAGCGTTTTAAAATAGAAAATATCGCTATGCAATGGAAAGAACTTTTTGATTCTTTAATTAAAAATAATTCTAAAACTAATAATAACAGAAGAATATGA
- a CDS encoding glycosyltransferase family 1 protein translates to MKIAIEAQRIFRKNKHGMDFVALETIRELQKADKINEYYILVSPGEDHCLEPTPNFHIIEIKYPSYPLWEQIGLPRALKKIKPDLLHCTSNTAPLFCKAPLILTLHDIIFLEKRQNANKSLYQNLGWYYRRLIVPRILPKCKKIITVSHFEAERIKETLKLRNEQVVAVYNGFNKHFKPVNNYSEVTNKYIDKEHYFFFLGNTDPKKNTARTLKAYSSYIQQSAHPLPLLIADLNKDVIDTILREEKIENIKPYLYLPGYIANTDLPAIYSRAKAFIYTSLRESFGIPILEAMACGTPVITSNTSAMPEIAGKEAILVDPYNENEIADKILQLENDSDLYQKQVNYGLERVKNFSWEQTAKDLLHIYKSIK, encoded by the coding sequence ATAAAAATAGCAATTGAAGCACAACGTATTTTTCGGAAGAATAAACACGGAATGGATTTTGTAGCATTGGAAACCATTCGTGAACTGCAAAAGGCTGATAAAATTAATGAATACTATATTTTGGTTAGTCCGGGTGAAGATCATTGTCTGGAACCGACTCCAAATTTTCATATAATTGAAATAAAATACCCCTCCTATCCTTTATGGGAACAAATTGGTCTGCCAAGAGCATTAAAAAAGATTAAGCCCGACTTGTTACATTGCACGAGCAATACAGCTCCTCTGTTCTGCAAAGCTCCTTTAATCCTAACTTTACATGATATCATCTTTCTTGAAAAAAGACAAAATGCAAACAAATCACTTTATCAAAACTTAGGATGGTATTACAGAAGACTGATTGTTCCGCGAATATTGCCAAAATGCAAAAAAATAATAACTGTATCTCATTTTGAAGCAGAGCGCATCAAAGAGACTTTGAAGTTAAGGAATGAACAGGTTGTTGCAGTCTACAATGGTTTCAATAAACATTTTAAGCCTGTAAATAATTACAGTGAAGTCACGAATAAATATATAGATAAAGAACATTATTTCTTTTTTTTAGGAAACACCGATCCTAAAAAAAACACTGCCCGCACATTAAAAGCTTATAGTTCATATATTCAACAATCAGCACATCCTTTGCCGCTGCTTATTGCTGATTTAAATAAAGATGTTATTGATACAATACTGAGAGAAGAAAAGATTGAAAACATAAAGCCGTATCTATACCTACCAGGCTACATAGCCAATACCGATTTACCTGCAATATACAGCAGGGCGAAAGCTTTCATCTATACTTCGTTGAGGGAAAGTTTTGGAATCCCAATTCTTGAAGCAATGGCATGTGGTACTCCGGTTATTACGTCAAATACATCAGCAATGCCCGAAATTGCAGGAAAAGAAGCTATTTTAGTTGATCCTTATAATGAAAATGAAATAGCAGATAAAATACTACAATTAGAAAATGATTCTGATCTTTATCAAAAACAAGTAAATTACGGCTTGGAGCGAGTAAAAAACTTTTCTTGGGAACAAACAGCGAAGGATTTGCTTCACATTTACAAATCTATTAAATAA
- a CDS encoding glycosyltransferase family 1 protein gives MTKALFLVFHGFAEFNGISKKINYQVNALNRCGINAKICYFTIDNNGYQKRMINEDILENFGTGLWAKINKRIQYKALINYIFQNKIDLLYIRYNHNANPYLINALKKIKKSGVKIVMEIPTYPYDYEYKGLPLYFQLKLIIDKCFRLRLAKQIHKIITFSKHKEIFGVSTINISNGIDLEQVKLKSQLNDTSMRLNLICVAEIHTWHGFDRLIKGLAEYYKKDRKIKVLFNIVGEGDPVEIAKLKAITIKEKMEEYVIFHGSKSGKELDDLFEKADMGIASLARHRSNITYIKTLKNREYAARGIPFIYSEIDEDFEDMPYIIKAPANEEPIDIKTVVDFYKKQKFYPEQIRKSIEETLSWTSQMKKVLDEIFLSK, from the coding sequence ATGACAAAGGCCCTTTTTCTTGTTTTTCATGGATTTGCTGAATTTAATGGAATTAGTAAAAAAATTAATTATCAGGTAAATGCGCTAAATAGATGTGGCATAAATGCAAAAATCTGTTATTTCACTATTGATAATAATGGATATCAGAAAAGGATGATTAATGAAGATATTTTAGAAAACTTTGGAACTGGTTTATGGGCAAAAATAAATAAAAGAATTCAATATAAAGCCTTAATAAATTATATCTTCCAAAATAAAATAGATTTATTATATATAAGATACAATCATAATGCAAATCCTTATCTAATTAATGCATTAAAAAAAATAAAAAAAAGTGGAGTTAAAATCGTCATGGAAATTCCTACATATCCTTATGATTATGAATACAAAGGATTACCACTTTATTTTCAACTAAAATTAATTATTGACAAATGTTTTAGGCTTAGACTAGCTAAACAAATACACAAGATTATTACATTTTCAAAACACAAAGAAATCTTTGGAGTCTCAACAATAAACATTTCAAATGGAATTGATTTAGAACAAGTAAAATTAAAATCTCAATTAAATGATACTTCTATGAGACTTAATTTAATCTGTGTCGCAGAAATTCATACATGGCATGGTTTTGACAGGCTGATAAAAGGATTAGCCGAATATTATAAAAAAGATCGAAAAATAAAAGTTCTATTTAATATTGTTGGTGAAGGGGATCCTGTTGAAATAGCAAAATTAAAAGCTATCACAATTAAAGAAAAGATGGAAGAATATGTTATTTTCCATGGATCTAAATCAGGGAAAGAATTAGATGATCTTTTTGAAAAAGCAGATATGGGTATAGCTAGTTTAGCTCGGCACAGAAGTAATATTACTTATATTAAAACACTAAAAAACAGAGAATATGCAGCAAGAGGAATCCCTTTTATTTATTCTGAAATAGATGAAGATTTTGAAGACATGCCTTATATTATTAAAGCACCAGCAAATGAAGAACCAATAGACATTAAAACAGTTGTAGATTTTTATAAAAAACAAAAATTTTATCCAGAACAAATAAGAAAATCAATCGAAGAAACTCTTTCTTGGACTTCGCAAATGAAAAAAGTGCTAGATGAAATCTTTCTTTCAAAGTAG